One Glycine soja cultivar W05 chromosome 2, ASM419377v2, whole genome shotgun sequence genomic region harbors:
- the LOC114388230 gene encoding uncharacterized protein LOC114388230 codes for MDFNKEQKKTIDQSILLCCKFFVSESRNNATLNAIERVARSNPETVIVNMFHDRSYNRARYDLVSYVLHDCTGNPIYSPLHQTVIAMAEATFNAINLEFHEGAHPRLGALDDIIFHPLGHASLDEAAWLAKAVAADIGNRFSVPVFLYAAAHPTGKEVDAIRRELGYYRPNSRGSQWAGWAMPETLPLSPDEGPNVVSRAKGITVIGARPWITFYNVPILCTDVSVARRIARKVSARGGGLPTVQTIAVVHEDSTEIACMLLDPKLVGADRVQNRVEMQAAEEGLDVEQGYFTDLSPEMFVEKYMKLINNANKS; via the exons GAGCAAAAGAAAACCATAGACCAATCCATCTTATTATGCTGCAAGTTCTTTGTCTCCGAATCACGCAACAACGCCACCCTCAATGCAATAGAACGAGTTGCAAGGTCAAACCCGGAAACTGTGATTGTGAACATGTTTCATGATCGAAGTTATAACAGGGCAAGGTACGACCTTGTGTCATATGTTTTGCACGACTGCACAGGAAATCCCATATACAGCCCCTTGCACCAAACTGTCATAGCCATGGCTGAGGCTACATTCAATGCCATCAACCTCGAATTCCATGAAGGTGCTCACCCTCGCTTGGGCGCACTCGACGACATTATCTTCCATCCACTTGGTCATGCGTCGCTCGACGAGGCAGCTTGGCTTGCCAAAGCAGTGGCAGCAGACATTGGCAACCGATTCAGTG TGCCAGTGTTTCTGTACGCCGCAGCCCACCCAACAGGGAAGGAAGTTGATGCCATAAGGCGAGAGCTCGGATATTACCGGCCAAATTCAAGGGGAAGTCAATGGGCCGGGTGGGCAATGCCCGAAACGCTACCGCTGAGCCCTGATGAAGGGCCCAACGTGGTTTCAAGAGCTAAAGGCATCACAGTGATTGGTGCACGCCCTTGGATTACATTCTACAACGTTCCAATCCTTTGCACTGATGTGTCAGTAGCAAGAAGGATTGCAAGGAAGGTGAGTGCTCGTGGCGGTGGCCTTCCCACCGTGCAAACGATTGCTGTAGTCCATGAGGATTCAACTGAGATAGCCTGCATGCTTTTGGACCCCAAACTTGTCGGAGCAGATAGGGTTCAGAATAGGGTTGAGATGCAGGCAGCGGAAGAAGGACTCGACGTAGAACAAGGTTATTTCACCGACCTTTCTCCGGAAATGTTCGTAGAGAAATACATGAAACTAATCAATAATGCTAACAAATCGTGA